Proteins from a genomic interval of Phreatobacter oligotrophus:
- a CDS encoding ABC transporter permease produces MGIVEAILLTIITAATPLAIAALGELVVERSGVLNLGVEGMMIIGAATGFAAAIVTGSTLLGFLAGMAAGMLLAAVFAALALGLAANHVATGLALTILGIGLSGLIGRDFVGARREPLAKIVIPGLSDLPVVGKVLFAQDPIVYFSVVLAIGVWWFLRKSRRGLVLRAVGESHASAHALGYPVLRIRFLAVLFGGACSGMAGAYLSLAYTPFWSPGMTAGRGWIALAIVVFASWLPLRAMIGAYLFGGVTVLQLHAQARGWGIPSQAMSALPYLATILVLVVISLRRRGESQGPASLGTPFVPDR; encoded by the coding sequence ATGGGCATCGTCGAGGCGATCCTTCTCACCATCATCACTGCGGCGACGCCGCTCGCCATCGCGGCCCTTGGCGAGCTCGTCGTCGAGCGCTCGGGCGTCCTCAATCTCGGCGTCGAGGGCATGATGATCATCGGCGCGGCCACAGGCTTCGCCGCCGCGATCGTCACCGGCTCGACCCTTCTCGGCTTCCTCGCCGGCATGGCGGCGGGGATGCTGCTCGCCGCGGTCTTCGCCGCCCTGGCGCTGGGACTTGCCGCCAACCACGTGGCGACGGGGCTCGCCCTCACCATCCTCGGCATCGGCCTCTCCGGCCTGATCGGCCGCGACTTCGTCGGCGCCCGCCGCGAGCCGCTGGCCAAGATCGTCATCCCCGGCCTCTCCGACCTGCCGGTGGTCGGCAAGGTGCTCTTTGCACAGGACCCGATCGTGTATTTCTCGGTGGTGCTCGCCATCGGCGTCTGGTGGTTCCTGAGGAAGAGCCGCCGCGGCCTCGTGCTGCGGGCGGTCGGCGAGAGCCACGCCTCCGCCCATGCGCTCGGCTATCCTGTTCTGCGGATCCGCTTCCTCGCCGTCCTGTTCGGCGGCGCCTGCTCCGGCATGGCCGGGGCCTATCTCTCGCTCGCCTATACGCCGTTCTGGTCGCCGGGCATGACGGCGGGGCGCGGCTGGATCGCGCTTGCCATCGTCGTCTTCGCCAGCTGGCTGCCGCTGCGCGCCATGATCGGTGCCTATCTCTTCGGCGGTGTCACGGTCTTGCAGCTCCACGCCCAGGCACGCGGCTGGGGTATTCCCAGCCAGGCCATGTCGGCGCTGCCCTACCTTGCCACCATTCTCGTCCTCGTCGTCATCAGCCTGAGGCGCCGCGGCGAGTCGCAGGGACCGGCTTCCCTGGGGACGCCTTTCGTGCCCGACCGTTGA